A region from the Thauera humireducens genome encodes:
- the soxY gene encoding thiosulfate oxidation carrier protein SoxY: MNHQRRDTLKAGGGLGVFGLLVAAGMIKPELAQAAWNKEAFEAKSLDAAFGVIGAGKPAESGDVVITAPDIAENGAVVPVGVVSNIPKTEYIAIMIEKNPNMLAASFTIPDGTVAEVQTRVKMGQTSDVYAVVKADGKFYMSKKEVKVTLGGCGG, from the coding sequence ATGAATCATCAACGCAGGGATACCCTGAAAGCGGGTGGCGGTCTGGGCGTGTTCGGGCTGCTGGTCGCGGCCGGCATGATCAAGCCGGAGCTGGCCCAGGCGGCCTGGAACAAGGAAGCCTTCGAGGCGAAGTCGCTGGACGCTGCCTTCGGCGTGATCGGCGCCGGCAAGCCCGCCGAAAGCGGCGACGTGGTCATCACCGCGCCCGACATCGCCGAGAACGGTGCGGTCGTGCCGGTCGGGGTGGTCAGCAACATCCCGAAGACCGAGTACATCGCGATCATGATCGAGAAGAACCCGAACATGCTCGCCGCCAGCTTCACGATTCCCGATGGCACCGTCGCCGAAGTGCAGACGCGCGTGAAGATGGGCCAGACCTCCGACGTGTATGCCGTGGTCAAGGCCGACGGCAAGTTCTACATGTCGAAGAAGGAAGTCAAGGTCACCCTCGGCGGCTGCGGCGGCTGA
- the soxZ gene encoding thiosulfate oxidation carrier complex protein SoxZ — translation MASPMRIRAAAKDGVTEVRVLMSHVMETGQRKDSSGAVIPAHFITELTAKHNDKVVLSAEFGPSVSTNPYLAFKFNGGAKGDKVAVTWVDNKGETRTDEVQIA, via the coding sequence ATGGCAAGCCCGATGCGTATTCGCGCCGCCGCCAAGGATGGCGTTACTGAAGTTCGCGTGCTGATGTCGCACGTCATGGAAACCGGCCAGCGCAAGGATTCGTCCGGCGCCGTGATCCCGGCTCACTTCATCACCGAACTGACCGCCAAGCACAACGACAAGGTCGTGCTGAGCGCCGAGTTCGGTCCCTCGGTGTCCACCAACCCCTACCTCGCGTTCAAGTTCAATGGCGGCGCGAAGGGTGACAAGGTCGCCGTGACCTGGGTCGACAACAAGGGTGAGACCCGCACCGACGAAGTCCAGATCGCCTGA
- the soxA gene encoding sulfur oxidation c-type cytochrome SoxA, translating to MKKQLKAIAVSVGLALAAPAFAQEDLNFDAYREMLADGNPAELYEMEGEELWRTARGPKNATLEQCDLGLGAGVVEGAAAQLPRFFKDTGKVQDLESRLMYCMETLQGIPSAEIINGKFLQGERGKVAALVAYVVTHSKGAKLAVDLSHPKMKEMYALGERAFYYRTGAMDFSCASCHSQDDKRIRATQLPNITKPEGAAAGWSSWPAYRVSNSQFWTMQHRLWDCFRQQRTAEPIFASDVTIALSVFMAGKGNGAEAQWPGVKR from the coding sequence ATGAAAAAACAACTCAAGGCGATTGCCGTGAGCGTAGGGCTTGCCCTGGCAGCGCCCGCGTTCGCGCAGGAAGACCTGAATTTCGACGCCTACCGCGAGATGCTGGCGGATGGCAATCCGGCCGAACTCTACGAAATGGAAGGGGAAGAGCTGTGGCGGACCGCGCGCGGTCCCAAGAACGCCACGCTCGAGCAGTGCGACCTCGGCCTGGGGGCAGGCGTGGTCGAAGGGGCTGCGGCACAACTGCCGCGCTTCTTCAAGGACACGGGCAAGGTGCAGGATCTCGAGTCCCGCCTGATGTACTGCATGGAAACGCTGCAGGGCATCCCCTCCGCGGAGATCATCAACGGCAAGTTCCTGCAGGGCGAGCGCGGCAAGGTCGCGGCGCTGGTGGCCTACGTGGTCACGCACTCCAAGGGCGCGAAGCTCGCCGTCGATCTCTCGCATCCCAAGATGAAGGAGATGTACGCGCTGGGCGAGCGGGCCTTCTACTACCGCACCGGCGCGATGGATTTCTCCTGTGCGTCCTGCCACAGCCAGGACGACAAGCGCATCCGCGCCACGCAACTGCCCAACATCACCAAGCCGGAAGGCGCGGCGGCGGGCTGGAGTTCGTGGCCCGCGTATCGCGTCTCGAATTCGCAATTCTGGACCATGCAGCATCGGCTGTGGGACTGCTTCCGTCAGCAGCGCACGGCCGAGCCGATCTTCGCCTCGGACGTGACCATCGCGCTGTCGGTGTTCATGGCGGGCAAGGGCAACGGTGCCGAGGCCCAGTGGCCGGGCGTGAAGCGCTAA
- the soxX gene encoding sulfur oxidation c-type cytochrome SoxX, with the protein MKKLFIAAPLALCASVAIADDLQAKVEEMMLKSFKANGIASLDRQKQDAVQKACSSPTQPDAETMKRLEAAEMATIQWPSDGNYTGGNWKEGQKIAASGRGLTWTDKTPDNNGGGCYNCHAMDPKEVSEGTIGPSLEGYAKLRGNSEEVVKYTWGKLWNSKAYNACSDMPRNGYGGILTEVQIRHVMAYLFDPASPVNQ; encoded by the coding sequence ATGAAGAAGCTGTTCATTGCTGCGCCGCTGGCGCTGTGTGCATCGGTCGCCATCGCCGACGATCTGCAGGCGAAGGTCGAGGAGATGATGCTGAAGTCGTTCAAGGCCAACGGCATCGCCAGTCTCGATCGCCAGAAGCAGGACGCCGTGCAGAAGGCCTGCTCGAGCCCGACGCAGCCTGATGCCGAGACCATGAAGCGGCTCGAGGCGGCCGAGATGGCCACGATCCAGTGGCCGAGCGACGGCAACTACACGGGAGGCAACTGGAAGGAAGGGCAGAAGATCGCGGCCAGCGGTCGCGGCCTGACCTGGACCGACAAGACGCCCGACAACAATGGTGGCGGCTGCTACAACTGCCACGCGATGGACCCCAAGGAAGTCTCGGAGGGCACCATCGGACCCAGCCTCGAAGGCTACGCCAAGCTGCGCGGCAACTCGGAAGAGGTCGTGAAGTACACCTGGGGCAAGCTGTGGAACTCCAAGGCCTACAACGCGTGCAGCGACATGCCGCGCAACGGCTATGGCGGCATCCTCACCGAGGTCCAGATTCGCCACGTGATGGCCTACCTGTTCGACCCGGCTTCGCCGGTCAATCAGTAA
- the soxB gene encoding thiosulfohydrolase SoxB yields the protein MSMNRREFMQMLAVAAAGGMTLHSSFARAEKAAEALYDMPKFGNVSLLHMTDCHAQLLPIYFREPNVNLGVGGMVGNAPHIVGERFLKHFGIKPGSIEAHAFTYLDFVEAAKTYGKVGGFAHLSTLVKKMKASRPGALLLDGGDTWQGSGTALWTNAQDMVDACKLLGVDVMTLHWESSYGADRVKEIEEKDFAGQIDIVAQNVKTTDFEDPVFKPYVIKNINGVPVAIVGQAFPYTPIANPRWQTPDWSFGIQEQGMQEAVNAARAEGAQVVVVLSHNGMDVDLKLASRVTGIDAIFGGHTHDGMPAPTVVENAGGKTLVTNAGSNGKFLGVMDFDVKNGKVVDFRYKLLPVLANLLPADPEMAAFIDKTRAPFLEKLTEKLAVTEGLLYRRGNFNGSWDQLIVDALIAEKDAELAFSPGFRWGTSLLPGDTITMEHLLDQTAITYPWTTLTEMSGEMIKTVLEDVADNLFNPDPYYQQGGDMVRVGGLQYTCDPTATMGKRIDNMMLKGKRIEPGKTYKVAGWAPVSEEAKDSGPAVWDVVANYLRSQKVVTQRALNLPTLKGMDGNPGVAV from the coding sequence ATGTCGATGAATCGTCGTGAATTCATGCAGATGCTGGCGGTTGCTGCAGCCGGCGGCATGACGCTGCATTCAAGCTTCGCGCGTGCCGAAAAGGCCGCCGAGGCGCTGTACGACATGCCGAAGTTCGGCAACGTCAGCCTGTTGCACATGACCGACTGTCATGCGCAGCTGCTGCCGATCTACTTCCGTGAGCCCAACGTCAACCTGGGCGTGGGCGGCATGGTGGGGAACGCGCCGCACATCGTCGGCGAGCGCTTCCTGAAGCACTTCGGCATCAAGCCGGGCAGCATCGAGGCCCATGCCTTCACCTATCTCGACTTCGTCGAGGCGGCGAAGACCTACGGCAAGGTCGGCGGTTTCGCCCACCTGTCCACGCTTGTCAAGAAGATGAAGGCCAGCCGTCCGGGCGCGCTGCTGCTCGACGGCGGCGATACCTGGCAGGGCTCGGGCACCGCGCTGTGGACCAACGCCCAGGACATGGTCGACGCCTGCAAGCTGCTCGGTGTGGATGTGATGACCCTGCACTGGGAGTCGAGCTATGGCGCGGACCGCGTCAAGGAGATCGAGGAAAAGGACTTCGCGGGCCAGATCGACATCGTTGCCCAGAACGTGAAGACCACGGACTTCGAGGATCCGGTCTTCAAGCCCTACGTCATCAAGAACATCAACGGTGTGCCGGTGGCCATCGTCGGACAGGCCTTCCCCTATACGCCGATCGCCAACCCGCGCTGGCAGACGCCGGACTGGAGCTTCGGCATCCAGGAGCAGGGCATGCAGGAGGCGGTGAACGCGGCCCGGGCCGAGGGGGCGCAGGTCGTGGTCGTGCTGTCGCACAACGGCATGGATGTGGACCTCAAGCTCGCCAGCCGCGTCACCGGCATCGACGCGATCTTCGGCGGCCATACGCACGACGGCATGCCGGCGCCGACCGTGGTCGAGAACGCCGGCGGCAAGACGCTGGTCACCAATGCCGGTTCCAACGGCAAGTTCCTCGGCGTCATGGACTTCGACGTCAAGAACGGAAAGGTGGTCGATTTCCGCTACAAGCTGCTGCCGGTGCTCGCCAACCTGTTGCCGGCCGACCCCGAGATGGCGGCCTTCATCGACAAGACCCGCGCACCCTTCCTCGAGAAACTCACCGAGAAGCTCGCCGTCACCGAAGGCCTGCTGTATCGCCGCGGCAACTTCAACGGCTCGTGGGACCAGCTCATCGTCGATGCGCTGATCGCCGAGAAGGACGCGGAACTGGCATTCTCGCCCGGCTTCCGCTGGGGCACCTCGTTGCTGCCGGGCGACACGATCACGATGGAGCACCTGCTCGACCAGACCGCGATCACCTACCCCTGGACCACGCTCACCGAGATGAGCGGCGAGATGATCAAGACCGTGCTCGAGGACGTGGCCGACAACCTGTTCAACCCCGACCCCTACTACCAGCAGGGTGGCGACATGGTGCGTGTGGGCGGCCTGCAGTACACCTGCGACCCGACCGCGACGATGGGCAAGCGCATCGACAACATGATGCTCAAGGGCAAGCGCATCGAGCCGGGCAAGACCTACAAGGTTGCCGGCTGGGCGCCGGTGTCGGAGGAGGCGAAGGATTCCGGTCCCGCCGTGTGGGACGTGGTCGCCAACTACCTGCGCAGCCAGAAGGTGGTGACCCAGCGCGCGCTGAACCTGCCGACCCTCAAGGGCATGGACGGCAACCCGGGTGTCGCTGTCTGA
- a CDS encoding DUF4212 domain-containing protein, which translates to MEHNGKTYWGTVLSLLTKILIIWFLVSFGAGILFAPALNSISLGGYPLGFWFAHQGSIYIFIALIFYYAKKMGDIDRQFDVHEE; encoded by the coding sequence ATGGAACACAACGGCAAGACGTACTGGGGAACGGTACTAAGCCTGCTGACCAAGATCCTGATCATCTGGTTCCTGGTCTCGTTCGGCGCAGGCATTCTGTTCGCACCAGCACTCAACAGCATCTCGTTGGGTGGCTACCCGCTCGGTTTCTGGTTCGCTCACCAGGGATCGATCTACATCTTCATCGCGCTGATCTTCTACTACGCGAAGAAGATGGGTGACATCGACCGTCAGTTCGACGTTCACGAAGAATAA
- a CDS encoding sodium:solute symporter family protein has product MDLQTITYLVVGASFALYIGIAIWARAGSTSEFYAAGGSVHPITNGMATAADWMSAASFISMAGLIANMGYGGGLFLMGWTGGYVLLAMLLAPYLRKFGKFTVPQFIGDRFYSKTASTVAVVCLLTASLTYIIGQMTGVGVAFSRFLGVSSDTGIYIGMAIVFMYAVFGGMKGITYTQVAQYIVLIAAYLVPAFFISLQLTGNPLPQLGLGSNMIGTDASLLSKLDLVVKDLGFDQYTTSLPGSTLNYFVYTMSLMIGTAGLPHVIMRFFTVPTVKDARSSAGWALVFIALLYTTAPAVGAMAKLNLHATVNNAVGLETTASGNLVVNPEKVKANADLYAPEASLTYEQRPEWMKRWEKTGLLKFEDKNGDGRIQYYNDKTKNADAKAKADAAGWKGNELTVNADIMVMANPEIALLPNWVIALVAAGGLAAALSTAAGLLMAISSAVSHDLVKGIFNPNISEKNELMAGKVSMAVAIVIAGWLGLNPPGFAAGTVALAFGIAASSLFPAIMMGIFSKKMNKEGAIAGMLSGLFVTLFYVFAHKGIFFVKGTEFVDLIGGPNSFFGITPEAFGAVGAVVNFIIAFVVDKVTKEPPEHIQHMVEAVRIPRGSKAVEGAH; this is encoded by the coding sequence ATGGATCTTCAAACAATCACCTACCTGGTGGTCGGCGCGTCCTTCGCGCTGTACATCGGCATCGCCATCTGGGCGCGTGCCGGCAGCACCAGCGAGTTCTATGCCGCGGGCGGCAGCGTCCACCCGATCACCAACGGCATGGCCACCGCAGCGGACTGGATGTCCGCTGCATCCTTCATCTCCATGGCGGGCCTCATCGCCAACATGGGTTACGGCGGCGGCCTGTTCCTGATGGGCTGGACCGGCGGCTACGTTCTGCTGGCGATGCTGCTGGCCCCGTACCTGCGCAAGTTCGGCAAGTTCACCGTGCCGCAGTTCATCGGCGACCGCTTCTATTCGAAGACGGCCTCCACGGTGGCGGTGGTCTGCCTGCTGACCGCATCGCTGACCTACATCATCGGCCAGATGACCGGCGTCGGCGTGGCGTTCTCGCGCTTCCTCGGCGTGTCGAGCGACACCGGTATCTACATCGGTATGGCGATCGTGTTCATGTACGCGGTGTTCGGCGGCATGAAGGGCATCACCTACACCCAGGTTGCGCAGTACATCGTGCTGATCGCCGCCTACCTGGTGCCGGCCTTCTTCATCTCGCTGCAGCTCACCGGCAACCCGCTGCCGCAGCTGGGTCTGGGTTCCAACATGATTGGCACCGACGCCTCGCTGCTGAGCAAGCTCGACCTGGTGGTCAAGGACCTGGGCTTCGACCAGTACACCACCTCGCTGCCGGGCAGCACGCTCAACTACTTCGTCTACACCATGTCGTTGATGATCGGTACCGCGGGCCTGCCGCACGTCATCATGCGATTCTTCACCGTGCCGACGGTGAAGGATGCGCGTAGCTCGGCGGGTTGGGCACTGGTCTTCATCGCCCTGCTGTACACCACGGCCCCGGCCGTTGGTGCCATGGCCAAGCTGAATCTGCACGCCACGGTCAACAACGCGGTCGGTCTTGAGACCACAGCTTCTGGCAACCTTGTCGTCAACCCGGAGAAGGTCAAGGCCAACGCTGACCTTTACGCACCTGAAGCCAGCCTGACGTACGAGCAGCGCCCGGAGTGGATGAAGCGCTGGGAAAAGACCGGCCTGCTGAAGTTCGAGGACAAGAACGGCGACGGCCGCATCCAGTACTACAACGACAAGACCAAGAACGCCGATGCCAAGGCCAAGGCCGACGCGGCAGGCTGGAAGGGCAACGAGCTGACGGTGAACGCCGACATCATGGTGATGGCGAACCCCGAAATCGCGCTGCTGCCCAACTGGGTGATCGCGCTGGTTGCTGCGGGTGGTCTGGCTGCCGCGCTGTCGACGGCTGCCGGCCTGCTGATGGCGATCTCGTCGGCGGTGTCGCATGACCTGGTGAAGGGCATCTTCAACCCGAACATCAGCGAGAAGAACGAGCTGATGGCAGGCAAGGTCTCGATGGCCGTGGCGATCGTAATTGCGGGCTGGCTCGGCCTGAACCCGCCGGGCTTCGCGGCCGGTACGGTTGCGCTCGCCTTCGGTATCGCGGCCTCCTCGCTGTTCCCGGCGATCATGATGGGCATCTTCTCCAAGAAGATGAACAAGGAAGGCGCGATCGCGGGCATGCTGTCCGGCCTGTTCGTGACCCTGTTCTACGTGTTCGCACACAAGGGCATCTTCTTCGTGAAGGGCACGGAGTTCGTCGATCTGATCGGCGGTCCGAACAGCTTCTTCGGCATCACGCCGGAGGCTTTCGGTGCGGTCGGTGCCGTGGTCAACTTCATCATCGCCTTCGTTGTCGACAAGGTCACGAAGGAGCCGCCGGAGCATATCCAGCACATGGTCGAAGCCGTGCGCATCCCGCGCGGCTCGAAGGCTGTGGAAGGCGCCCACTGA
- a CDS encoding DUF4212 domain-containing protein, with protein MATPLTAAQRAYWRRTLLLTLGLLSVWFGVTFVAAYFADELNAVTFLGFPLGFYIFAQGALVVYLVIIIVYVITMNRLDKRYGVGERH; from the coding sequence ATGGCGACACCACTGACCGCTGCACAACGCGCCTACTGGCGCCGTACCCTGCTGCTGACTCTCGGGCTCCTCTCGGTGTGGTTCGGCGTCACCTTCGTCGCCGCCTACTTCGCGGACGAGCTTAATGCCGTCACCTTTCTGGGCTTCCCGCTCGGTTTCTACATCTTCGCCCAAGGGGCGCTGGTGGTGTACCTCGTGATCATCATTGTCTACGTGATCACGATGAACCGCCTGGACAAACGCTACGGCGTGGGCGAGCGCCACTGA
- the fusA gene encoding elongation factor G — translation MTPSSVHDIRNLALFGHAGSGKTTLVESLLAAAGEIGAAGSVERGDTVSDFDPQEKAMGHSLHAALVHLEWAGHWINLLDTPGLPDLAGRALVALPAVDTAVVVINAAAGVESVARRMMQAAGAKCRMIVVNKIDANGVDFGSLMDAIVAEFGRECLPINLPAANGSRVIDCFFAPQNEATTAFSSVGAAHDAIVDQIVELDEDLMAKYLEQGESLDPEQLHAPFEQALREGHLIPVCFVSARSGAGIRELLDILGKLAPDPTEGNPPAFLKGEGAAAEAVAVALAPDRHVVAHVFQIANDPYRGKLGLFRVHQGSVTPNSQLFIGDGRKAFKVAHLLRMQGKTAVETPLAVPGDLCAVARIDELMRDAVLHDSHDEDFFHLAPTPYPQPVYGLALMTRKPADEQKLSEALARLIEEDPCLEVTFDHRNRRTVVRGLGEQHLKIVLDELSSRWNLQLDTAPPSIPYRETITIVAEARYRHKKQSGGAGQFGEVALRVEPLERGTGIELADEVKGGAIPTNFMPAVEKGVRQALAEGAFAGFPLQDLRVVVTDGKHHAVDSNEVSFVTAARHALVEAVLAARPQVLEPLLDVQVKVADTLFGDVSAELAGRRGRLTSTDSPTAGWTLISARVPMASLDGFESRLKAICAGESEFMLNAGGYEPAPAETQAQLVRAHGENGNGAS, via the coding sequence ATGACACCCAGCTCGGTTCACGACATCCGCAACCTGGCACTGTTCGGCCATGCCGGCAGCGGCAAGACCACCCTCGTCGAATCCCTGCTCGCGGCTGCGGGCGAGATTGGCGCCGCGGGCAGCGTCGAACGCGGCGACACCGTGTCGGACTTCGACCCGCAGGAAAAGGCGATGGGCCACTCGCTGCACGCGGCCCTGGTGCATCTGGAATGGGCCGGCCACTGGATCAACCTGCTCGACACCCCGGGTCTCCCCGACCTCGCAGGTCGCGCGCTGGTCGCACTGCCCGCGGTCGATACCGCAGTCGTCGTCATCAACGCCGCTGCCGGGGTCGAAAGCGTGGCGCGCCGCATGATGCAGGCGGCTGGCGCCAAGTGCCGCATGATCGTAGTCAACAAGATCGACGCCAACGGGGTGGACTTCGGTTCGCTGATGGACGCCATCGTCGCCGAGTTCGGCCGCGAATGCCTGCCGATCAACCTCCCTGCAGCCAACGGCAGCCGCGTCATCGACTGCTTCTTCGCGCCACAGAACGAGGCAACCACGGCGTTCTCCAGCGTCGGCGCAGCGCACGACGCCATCGTCGACCAGATCGTCGAACTGGACGAGGACCTGATGGCGAAGTATCTCGAACAGGGGGAATCGCTCGACCCCGAGCAACTGCACGCCCCGTTCGAGCAGGCCCTGCGCGAGGGCCATCTCATACCGGTGTGCTTCGTCTCCGCGCGCAGCGGCGCCGGCATCCGCGAATTGCTCGACATCCTCGGCAAGCTCGCGCCCGACCCCACCGAAGGCAACCCACCTGCGTTCCTGAAGGGCGAAGGCGCGGCGGCCGAAGCGGTCGCAGTCGCGCTTGCACCCGATCGCCATGTCGTCGCCCACGTCTTCCAGATCGCCAACGACCCCTACCGCGGCAAGCTGGGTCTGTTCCGCGTCCATCAGGGCAGCGTCACCCCGAACTCGCAGCTCTTCATCGGCGACGGCCGCAAGGCCTTCAAGGTGGCGCACCTGCTGCGCATGCAGGGCAAGACGGCGGTCGAGACGCCGCTGGCCGTACCGGGCGACCTGTGCGCGGTGGCACGCATCGACGAACTCATGCGCGACGCCGTGCTGCACGATTCGCACGACGAGGACTTCTTCCACCTCGCGCCCACGCCCTACCCCCAGCCGGTGTACGGTCTGGCGCTGATGACGCGCAAGCCGGCCGACGAGCAGAAGCTGTCCGAAGCCCTGGCACGGCTGATCGAGGAGGACCCCTGCCTCGAAGTGACCTTCGACCATCGCAACCGCCGCACGGTGGTACGCGGCCTTGGCGAGCAGCACCTGAAGATCGTGCTCGACGAGTTGTCGTCGCGATGGAACCTGCAACTCGACACCGCGCCGCCAAGCATCCCCTACCGCGAGACGATCACCATCGTTGCCGAGGCACGCTACCGCCACAAGAAGCAGAGCGGCGGCGCCGGCCAGTTCGGGGAGGTGGCACTGCGGGTCGAGCCGCTCGAGCGCGGCACGGGCATCGAACTGGCCGATGAGGTCAAGGGCGGGGCAATTCCGACCAACTTCATGCCTGCGGTGGAAAAGGGGGTGCGCCAGGCACTAGCTGAAGGCGCCTTCGCCGGCTTCCCGCTGCAGGACCTGCGCGTGGTCGTCACCGACGGCAAGCATCACGCGGTCGACTCGAACGAGGTATCCTTCGTCACCGCTGCGCGCCATGCCTTGGTCGAAGCCGTGCTGGCGGCCCGTCCGCAGGTGCTCGAGCCCCTGCTCGATGTGCAGGTGAAAGTCGCCGACACCCTGTTCGGCGACGTCAGCGCCGAGCTTGCCGGACGTCGCGGCCGCCTCACCAGCACCGACAGCCCGACCGCGGGCTGGACTCTGATCTCGGCACGCGTACCGATGGCAAGCCTGGATGGATTCGAAAGCAGGCTGAAGGCGATCTGCGCGGGCGAGAGCGAGTTCATGCTCAACGCCGGTGGCTATGAACCGGCCCCGGCCGAAACCCAGGCGCAACTCGTGCGAGCCCACGGGGAAAACGGCAACGGCGCGTCCTGA
- a CDS encoding membrane protein, translated as MLTALHRWIDRNILELGREMRLSYLPPLMVYCAAGVSGLTGIVGTFFVKDYLGLSAAFLAALGFWAGIPWALKMPIGHLVDLMWRYKAGLVYLGASLIAAGLLIMIGLIGSPDAMRAVMPIEAWFVLSVLLSPVGYVMQDAVADAMTVEAVPRLDVRGEPIPPEAIRLMHTTMQMLGRVAIIGGTVLVSLANVAMFQGSETLPEADKIAIYLRIYELALVIPLLSVSGVLLAGFLKRREAKRLADLGRSHAEIDRLLHAPDEKTPPNWWILGGSAVFVALTIGIGLSGFTYGQEVIFAASFAIIGFMISRLLRELSPEAARTLLGTVIIIFAFRALPGPGAGASWWMIDELGFDQSFLSRLDLITSTLTLAGLFLFRRFMAEKSIADIVIFLTIASTLLSLPILGMFHGLHEWTAAYTGGVVDARFIAIANTALESPLGQVSMVPMLAWIANSAPPHLKATFFAVMASFTNLALSASQLGTKYLNQLYTVAREIKDAATGAITTPADYSELGALLLTVTLLGLLLPLAAILLTRIARLRSA; from the coding sequence GTGCTGACTGCCCTTCACCGCTGGATCGACCGCAACATCCTCGAACTCGGCCGCGAGATGCGGCTGTCCTACCTGCCGCCGCTGATGGTGTATTGCGCAGCGGGCGTATCGGGGCTGACCGGCATCGTCGGCACCTTCTTCGTCAAGGACTACCTCGGCCTGTCCGCGGCTTTCCTCGCCGCGCTCGGCTTCTGGGCCGGCATTCCGTGGGCGCTGAAGATGCCGATCGGCCATCTGGTGGACCTGATGTGGCGGTACAAGGCGGGGCTGGTCTATCTCGGCGCTTCGCTGATCGCCGCCGGCCTGCTGATCATGATCGGCCTCATCGGCAGCCCGGACGCAATGCGCGCGGTGATGCCGATCGAAGCCTGGTTCGTGCTGTCGGTGCTGCTGTCGCCGGTCGGCTACGTCATGCAGGACGCGGTGGCCGACGCCATGACGGTGGAAGCGGTGCCGCGGCTCGACGTGCGCGGCGAACCGATCCCGCCCGAGGCCATCCGCCTGATGCACACCACCATGCAAATGCTCGGCCGCGTCGCCATCATCGGCGGCACGGTGCTGGTTTCGCTGGCCAACGTGGCCATGTTCCAGGGCTCCGAGACCCTGCCCGAGGCGGACAAGATTGCGATCTACCTGCGGATCTACGAGCTTGCGCTGGTCATCCCGCTGCTGTCGGTCAGCGGCGTACTGCTCGCCGGCTTCCTCAAGCGGCGGGAGGCAAAGCGGCTCGCCGACCTCGGGCGCAGCCACGCCGAAATCGATCGCCTGTTGCACGCACCGGACGAGAAGACGCCGCCCAACTGGTGGATCCTCGGCGGCAGCGCGGTGTTCGTGGCGCTGACGATCGGCATCGGCCTGTCCGGCTTCACATACGGGCAGGAAGTCATCTTCGCGGCCTCGTTCGCGATCATCGGCTTCATGATCAGCCGCCTGCTGCGCGAGCTTTCACCCGAGGCCGCGCGCACCCTGCTCGGCACCGTCATCATCATCTTCGCCTTCCGCGCCCTGCCCGGTCCGGGTGCCGGCGCGAGCTGGTGGATGATCGACGAGCTCGGCTTCGACCAGAGCTTCCTGTCGCGGCTGGATCTCATCACCAGCACGCTGACGCTGGCCGGCCTGTTCCTGTTCCGCCGCTTCATGGCCGAGAAGTCGATCGCCGACATCGTGATCTTCCTCACCATCGCCTCGACGCTGCTGTCGCTGCCCATCCTCGGCATGTTCCACGGCCTGCACGAATGGACGGCCGCGTACACCGGCGGCGTGGTCGATGCACGCTTCATCGCCATCGCCAACACTGCGCTCGAATCCCCGCTCGGCCAGGTGTCGATGGTGCCGATGCTGGCCTGGATCGCCAACTCCGCGCCACCCCATCTCAAGGCGACCTTCTTCGCCGTGATGGCGTCCTTCACCAACCTCGCGCTGTCGGCTTCGCAGCTCGGCACCAAGTACCTGAACCAGCTCTACACGGTCGCGCGCGAGATCAAGGATGCCGCCACCGGGGCGATCACCACGCCCGCGGACTACAGCGAACTCGGCGCACTGCTGCTCACGGTGACCCTGCTCGGCCTGCTGCTCCCGCTGGCTGCGATCCTGCTGACCCGCATCGCCCGCCTGCGCAGCGCCTGA